Proteins from one Triticum aestivum cultivar Chinese Spring chromosome 7A, IWGSC CS RefSeq v2.1, whole genome shotgun sequence genomic window:
- the LOC123150578 gene encoding pectate lyase, whose translation MAAGSLMARSPLHILLYVLATLAVTAAAEAPTQKAPLPAYNVTADEEYWAKRAEEARAYSRAAYVSDPVAELNRFNRDVHRATARRSLARRYGGRPCVATNPIDRCWRCRADWASNRQRLATCARGFGHNAAGGAGGRTYVVTDLSDDELIVPKKGTLRFGVIQDRPLWIVFGRSMVIRLSQELIVNSNKTIDGRGAQVHITGAQMTLQGVRHVIIHNVHIHHSVPHSGGMIRDSKHHYGRRTRSDGDGVSILSSSSVWIDHVSMSSCADGLIDVVSGSTAITVSNSHFTKHDHVMLFGASNTEEQDRMMQVTVAFNHFGKGLVQRMPRCRFGFFQVVNNDYTHWQMYAIGGNRDPTIISQGNRFIAPDDGNAKEVTKREYAPYTEYKDWVWKSQGDVMVNGAFFNESGGQNERRYGNMDFIPAKHGRYVGQLTRFAGVLDCGIGKPC comes from the coding sequence ATGGCGGCGGGCTCCCTAATGGCGAGGAGCCCCCTCCACATTCTACTGTACGTCCTCGCCACCCTTGCCGTGACCGCGGCGGCAGAGGCGCCCACGCAGAAGGCACCGTTGCCGGCCTATAACGTCACCGCCGACGAGGAGTACTGGGCGAAGCGAGCGGAGGAGGCCCGCGCTTATAGCCGTGCGGCCTACGTGAGCGACCCCGTCGCGGAGCTCAACCGCTTCAACCGGGACGTGCACCGGGCGACGGCGCGGCGGTCGCTGGCGAGGAGGTACGGTGGCCGCCCGTGCGTGGCGACGAACCCCATCGACCGGTGCTGGCGctgccgcgccgactgggccagcaACCGGCAGCGCCTCGCCACCTGCGCGCGCGGCTTCGGCCACAacgcggcgggcggcgccggcggccggacgtACGTGGTCACCGATCTCAGCGACGACGAGCtcatcgtccccaagaagggcACGCTCCGGTTCGGCGTGATCCAGGACCGGCCGCTGTGGATCGTCTTCGGGCGGTCCATGGTCATTAGACTCTCCCAGGAGCTCATCGTGAACAGCAACAAGACGATCGACGGGCGCGGCGCGCAGGTGCACATCACGGGGGCACAGATGACGCTGCAGGGCGTGAGGCACGTGATCATCCACAACGTCCACATCCACCACTCCGTGCCGCACTCGGGCGGCATGATCCGGGACTCCAAGCACCACTACGGGCGGCGCACCCggagcgacggcgacggcgtctcCATCCTCTCCTCCAGCAGCGTGTGGATCGACCACGTGTCCATGTCCAGCTGCGCCGACGGCCTCATCGACGTGGTCAGCGGCTCCACCGCCATCACCGTGTCCAACAGCCACTTCACCAAGCATGACCACGTGATGCTGTTCGGCGCTAGCAACACGGAGGAGCAGGACAGGATGATGCAGGTCACCGTGGCGTTCAACCACTTCGGCAAGGGGCTGGTGCAGCGGATGCCCCGCTGCCGCTTCGGCTTCTTCCAGGTGGTGAACAACGACTACACGCACTGGCAGATGTACGCCATCGGCGGCAACCGGGACCCCACCATCATCAGCCAGGGGAACCGGTTCATCGCGCCCGACGACGGCAACGCCAAGGAGGTGACCAAGCGGGAGTACGCGCCCTACACCGAGTACAAGGACTGGGTGTGGAAGTCGCAGGGGGACGTCATGGTGAACGGGGCATTCTTCAACGAGTCCGGCGGCCAAAACGAGCGCAGGTACGGCAACATGGACTTCATCCCGGCCAAGCACGGCAGGTATGTCGGGCAGCTCACGCGGTTCGCCGGCGTGCTCGACTGCGGCATCGGCAAGCCGTGCTAG